A genomic region of Drosophila kikkawai strain 14028-0561.14 chromosome X, DkikHiC1v2, whole genome shotgun sequence contains the following coding sequences:
- the nAChRalpha3 gene encoding acetylcholine receptor subunit alpha-like, with protein MKWFQVTIDMILVLSFISSSTANPDAKRLYDDLLSNYNKLVRPVVNVTDALTVRIKLKLSQLIDVNLKNQIMTTNLWVEQSWYDYKLKWEPKEYGGVEMLHVPSDHIWRPDIVLYNNADGNFEVTLATKATLNYTGRVEWRPPAIYKSSCEIDVEYFPFDEQTCVMKFGSWTYDGFQVDLRHIDELNGTNVVEVGVDLSEFYTSVEWDILEVPAVRNEKFYTCCDEPYLDITFNITMRRKTLFYTVNLIIPCMGISFLTILVFYLPSDSGEKVSLSISILLSLTVFFLLLAEIIPPTSLVVPLLGKFVLFTMILDTFSICVTVLVLNIHFRSPQTHTMAPWVRTVFINQLPRFLVMRRPLYPISEMIKSSRRLMVRTCNGLELRDQIPPLPPPVALSRMHHSPKTTSRSTSPHLQHRVQTLNLLDECGMGMSMGGMGMGMGGVGCGGGGGASTITGHLSSLYPPTMSTMNQQTSTTSSLIDAQYHNQYQQTGGSLLDHPLTPTKFRQMTSTSSQTGQNGNGSGYGQGQGQGQLYRQQSSCSANFSPLPQHAHQSHASTTTIDLGMANPNVIKSTTTVNSVATASTLAESCCSGAIQIHQGMGAGVACQSSELLHHQQVPLQMHHQLHSSQQQQRPSTSAAAAAAAAAASGGPSTSAAAAAAAAAAAAAAAAAAGTPPPPPPPPPPAGVCDILPACQREGGPHCCSGRGNVRQRWHTCPELHKAMDGVNYIADQTRKEEESTRVKEDWKYVAMVLDRLFLWIFTIAVVVGTAGIILQAPTLYDTRVPIDVKLSEIASTTAKPNAARPVL; from the exons GCAGCACAGCAAATCCGGATGCGAAACGATTGTACGACGATTTGCTGAGCAACTACAACAAACTGGTCCGGCCGGTGGTGAATGTTACGGACGCTCTCACCGTTCGCATCAAGCTGAAGCTATCGCAGCTGATTGATGTCAATCTGAAGAACCAAATCATGACCACCAACCTGTGGGTGGAGCAGTCCTGGTACGACTACAAGCTCAAGTGGGAGCCCAAGGAGTACGGCGGCGTCGAGATGCTCCATGTCCCCTCCGATCACATCTGGCGACCGGACATAGTGCTCTACAACAA CGCCGACGGCAACTTTGAGGTAACGCTGGCCACCAAGGCCACGCTGAACTACACGGGACGCGTGGAGTGGCGGCCCCCGGCTATATACAAGAGCTCCTGCGAGATCGATGTGGAGTACTTTCCCTTTGACGAGCAGACCTGCGTCATGAAGTTCGGCAGCTGGACCTACGATGGCTTTCAG gTGGATCTGCGGCACATTGACGAGCTGAACGGCACCAATGTCGTGGAGGTGGGCGTGGATCTGTCCGAGTTTTACACGTCTGTCGAATGGGATATCCTCGAAGTTCCAGCAGTGAG GAATGAAAAGTTTTATACCTGCTGCGATGAGCCATATCTGGACATCACCTTTAACATCACAATGCGTCGGAAGACGCTCTTCTACACGGTCAACCTGATCATTCCCTGCATGGGCATTAGCTTCCTCACCATCCTTGTGTTCTACCTGCCATCGGACAGTGGCGAGAAG GTCTCATTAAGCATATCCATTCTGCTGTCGCTCACTGTGTTCTTCCTGCTCCTGGCGGAAATCATTCCGCCCACGTCGCTGGTGGTCCCGCTACTGGGAAAGTTCGTGCTCTTCACCATGATACTGGATACCTTCAG CATCTGTGTGACTGTCTTGGTGCTGAACATCCATTTCCGGTCGCCGCAGACTCACACGATGGCGCCCTGGGTGCGGACCGTGTTTATCAACCAACTGCCCCGCTTCCTGGTTATGCGCCGCCCTCTGTATCCGATCAGCGAGATGAT CAAATCCTCGCGCCGTCTGATGGTGCGCACATGCAATGGACTCGAACTAAGGGATCAAATACCACCGTTGCCGCCGCCGGTGGCCCTTTCCCg CATGCACCATAGCCCAAAGACCACATCCCGGAGCACCTCGCCCCACCTGCAGCACCGTGTGCAGACACTCAACCTACTCGACGAGTGCGGCATGGGCATGAGCATGGGTGGCATGGGCATGGGAATGGGCGGAGTCGGgtgtggaggtggaggtggcgCCTCCACAATTACCGGCCACCTGAGCTCCCTGTATCCGCCGACCATGTCGACGATGAACCAACAGACCTCGACCACGTCCTCGCTGATCGACGCTCAGTACCACAATCAGTACCAGCAGACGGGCGGTTCGCTGCTGGACCACCCGCTCACGCCCACCAAGTTCCGCCAGATGACCTCGACCTCCAGCCAGACGGGTCAGAATGGCAATGGATCCGGTTACGGACAGGgtcagggacagggacagctGTACCGCCAGCAGTCAAGCTGCTCGGCAAACTTCTCGCCGCTGCCGCAGCATGCCCATCAATCGCACGCCTCCACGACAACCATCGACCTGGGCATGGCCAATCCGAATGTGATAAAGTCCACAACGACGGTGAACTCGGTGGCCACCGCCTCGACGCTGGCGGAGTCCTGCTGCAGCGGTGCCATTCAGATCCATCAGGGCATGGGCGCCGGCGTTGCCTGCCAGTCCTCGGAGCTGCTGCATCACCAGCAGGTCCCACTACAGATGCACCACCAGCTGCACTcctcccagcagcagcagcggcccAGCACCTCcgcagcggcagctgcagcCGCTGCAGCGGCATCGGGCGGACCCAGCACatcggcagcggcggcagcagcagcagcagcagcagcggcggcggcggctgcggcggccGGAACACCGCCGCCCCCAcctccaccgccaccgccggcCGGCGTCTGTGATATACTGCCCGCCTGCCAGCGTGAGGGCGGCCCCCATTGCTGCTCCGGTCGGGGCAATGTCCGCCAGCGCTGGCACACCTGCCCGGAACTGCACAAGGCCATGGACGGGGTCAACTACATAGCCGATCAGACGcgcaaggaggaggagagcaCGAGG GTGAAAGAGGACTGGAAGTACGTGGCCATGGTACTGGACCGACTGTTCCTGTGGATCTTCACAATAGCCGTGGTCGTGGGCACCGCTGGAATCATCCTACAGGCTCCGACGCTCTACGACACCCGGGTGCCCATCGATGTCAAGCTGTCGGAGATAGCCTCGACGACGGCCAAGCCCAATGCGGCCAGGCCAGTGTTGTAA